A genomic region of Carassius carassius chromosome 27, fCarCar2.1, whole genome shotgun sequence contains the following coding sequences:
- the LOC132106450 gene encoding phosphatidate phosphatase LPIN1-like, which yields MNYVGQLAGQVFVQVKELYRGLNPATLSGCIDVIVVRQPDGALICSPFHVRFGKMGVLRSREKVVDIEINGEPVDLHMKLGENGEAFFVKETEDDQEVVPSYLATSPIPSDGGLLMGSCSENGIMKKRRKRRRKFRMEDVKREESVEFSEEELFNSEQPDQNRDLMNGGSSTGNKQNTIHARSDGEWSPVHSPHVSRPCTPKSDSELLKDQQEDSAMLWSWGELPQAAKPAFLSSKPDILPACPLSIPVSDNTHFRVIPDTAVHGHDRNRKLHSDSQSNRAACVISAVEEGGANTGSRPQKKTDSPSKRKDKKSRHLGSDGVYLDDLKNLEPEVAALYFPKSGSNGVRSVNVSPQSMCSSGADSGVDSYDLPSMAISLCGGLTENREITKEHFQQKSVSFQQFADSPSIIDDPNLVVQINSKYYNWSTAAPIMLAMQAFQKPLPKATVERLTKEKMPRNRGRWWFSWRGRTNSTKLDSVSGGSACHAGDETIKNRRIDESSSSDEGLTAKQTPVPVHTDPAPAGGGVSYQKTLRLSSEQLVSLQLKDGPNDVVFSVTTQYQGTCRCEGTIYLWNWEDKIIISDIDGTITRSDKLGHILPTLGKDWTHQGIASLYHNINQNGYKFLYCSARAIGMADMTRGYLHWVNERGTMLPQGPVLLCPSSLLSALHREVIEKRPEKFKVACLTDIKNLFLPNTEPFYAAFGNRGTDVFSYKEVGVPLNRIFTVNPKGELIQEHAKTNISSYVRLGEVVDHVFPLLKRRGSCDFPCSDTFSQFTFWREQLPLVDGQMANTSR from the exons ATGAATTACGTGGGGCAGTTGGCGGGGCAGGTGTTCGTGCAGGTGAAAGAGCTCTACAGAGGTCTGAATCCCGCCACGCTCTCCGGTTGCATAGATGTCATCGTTGTCCGGCAGCCGGATGGAGCTCTGATCTGCTCTCCATTTCACGTACGCTTCGGAAAAATGGGCGTCCTGAGATCACGAGAGAAAGTG GTGGACATTGAGATCAATGGGGAACCTGTGGATTTACACATGAAGTTGGGCGAGAACGGAGAAGCTTTCTTCGTCAAGGAGACAGAAGACGATCAG GAAGTGGTTCCATCTTACCTGGCCACATCTCCCATTCCATCCGACGGGGGGCTTCTGATGGGCTCCTGCAGTGAGAATGGAAtaatgaagaagaggaggaagaggagaaggaagtTTAGAATGGAGGATGTGAAGAGGGAAGAAAGCGTGGAGTTCTCAGAGGAAGAACTGTTCAACAGCGAGCAGCCTGATCAGAACAG AGATCTGATGAACGGAGGTTCATCCActggaaacaaacaaaacacaattcATGCTCGTTCAGATGGAGAGTGGAGTCCTGTTCACAG TCCTCATGTGTCTCGTCCATGCACCCCTAAAAGTGACTCTGAGCTGCTTAAAGATCAGCAGGAGGATTCGGCCATGCTGTGGTCCTGGGGGGAGTTACCACAAGCTGCCAAG CCAGCGTTTTTATCATCGAAACCAGACATCCTGCCTGCGTGCCCACTGTCAATCCCGGTCTCTGACAACACACATTTCAGAGTCATCCCTGACACAGCTGTCCATGGCCACGACAGAAACAGGAAATTACATTCTGACAGCCAATCAAACAGAGCGGCTTGCGTGATATCAGCGGTGGAGGAGGGAGGAGCAAATACTGGATCCCGCCCACAAAAAAAGACTGATTCTCCGTCTAAAAGAAAAG ATAAGAAAAGCCGCCACCTGGGTTCTGACGGCGTGTATTTGGATGATCTAAAAAATCTGGAGCCAGAAGTGGCAGCACTTTACTTCCCGAAAAG TGGTTCGAACGGCGTTCGCAGTGTGAATGTGTCTCCTCAGTCCATGTGCAGCTCGGGAGCCGACAGCGGCGTGGACAGTTACGACCTGCCCTCTATGGCCATCTCTCTGTGTGGAGGACTCACAGAAAATAGAGAGATCACTAAAG AACATTTCCAGCAGAAGTCTGTGTCATTTCAGCAGTTTGCTGATAGTCCATCCATCATTGATGACCCTAATCTGGTGGTGCAGATCAACTCTAA GTATTATAACTGGAGCACTGCTGCTCCTATTATGTTGGCTATGCAAGCCTTCCAGAAACCATTGCCTAAG GCCACAGTAGAGAGACTTACGAAGGAGAAAATGCCCAGAAACCGAGGAAGATGGTGGTTTTCATGGCGAGGAAGAACAAACAGCACCAAACTG GATTCAGTCTCCGGTGGTTCGGCATGCCATGCAGGAGATGAGACCATCAAGAACAG GCGCATAGACGAATCCTCCTCCAGCGATGAAGGCTTAACTGCCAAACAAACCCCCGTCCCTGTTCACACAGACCCCGCCCCTGCAGGAGGGGGCGTGTCCTATCAGAaaacgctccgcctctcttcagAACAGCTC GTCAGTCTGCAGCTGAAGGACGGTCCTAATGACGTGGTGTTTAGTGTGACGACGCAGTATCAGGGCACATGTCGCTGTGAGGGAACCATCTATCTGTGGAACTGGGAGGataaaatcatcatatcagacaTCGATGGCACAATCACCAG GTCAGATAAGCTGGGGCACATTTTGCCCACACTGGGTAAAGACTGGACCCATCAGGGCATCGCAAGCCTGTATCACAACATCAACCA GAACGGGTATAAGTTTCTGTACTGCTCGGCGAGAGCGATCGGCATGGCTGACATGACACGGGGTTACCTGCACTGGGTCAATGAGAGAGGAACCATGTTACCTCAGGGACCCGTTTTACTGTGTCCCAGCAGCCTGCTTTCAGCACTGCACAG GGAGGTGATTGAGAAGAGGCCGGAGAAGTTTAAGGTGGCGTGTTTGACAGATATTAAGAATCTGTTCCTCCCAAACACTGAGCCCTTCTACGCAGCGTTTGGGAACAGAGGCACG GACGTGTTCTCCTATAAAGAGGTGGGAGTTCCCTTAAACCGAATCTTCACTGTCAATCCTAAAGGAGAACTGATCCAGGAACATGCCAAGACCAACATCTCATC GTATGTGCGTCTAGGTgaggtggtggatcacgtcttcccgCTCCTGAAGCGCAGAGGGTCCTGTGATTTCCCCTGCAGTGACACCTTCAGCCAGTTCACCTTCTGGAGAGAACAGCTTCCCCTCGTGGACGGACAGATGGCGAACACCAGTCGCTGA